The Brachyspira hyodysenteriae ATCC 27164 genome includes a window with the following:
- the smpA gene encoding outer membrane lipoprotein SmpA — MNKKIFTLFLVVAASAIFAVSCNNKTTNPTSNSSEKKIVTEEDFKNAIEGLTYKTWAFTGKGKSFNFGSPITVEATSGSDSLAGVEKGFGNALKSALAAKGIDTGNITFDKGGASSSDKTSVSFKFTPKALGTSNFEEKLKSSVKEVEIKLTPKENWGA; from the coding sequence ATGAACAAAAAAATTTTCACACTATTTTTAGTAGTTGCCGCATCTGCAATATTTGCAGTAAGCTGTAACAACAAAACAACAAATCCTACTTCAAACAGCTCAGAAAAAAAGATTGTTACAGAAGAAGATTTTAAAAATGCTATAGAAGGTTTAACTTACAAAACTTGGGCATTTACTGGAAAAGGAAAATCATTTAATTTCGGAAGTCCTATAACTGTAGAGGCTACATCTGGTTCTGATTCATTAGCAGGTGTAGAAAAGGGATTTGGAAATGCATTAAAATCAGCTTTAGCAGCTAAAGGAATTGATACTGGAAATATAACTTTTGATAAAGGTGGAGCAAGTTCTTCAGATAAAACATCTGTATCTTTCAAATTTACTCCTAAAGCTCTTGGAACATCAAATTTTGAAGAAAAATTAAAATCTTCTGTAAAAGAAGTAGAAATAAAATTAACTCCTAAAGAAAATTGGGGAGCTTAA
- a CDS encoding ArsR/SmtB family transcription factor translates to MKKNINKDIESSDEEYLNNDDDCEISTKDSNISSLIPKLPNDEEFSLLAGFFSVFSDPTRLKIISALSEKELCVHELSSLLDMKQPSISQHLKMLWQARVVKKRKVGLHVFYRLDDEHIEKIYTWGYEHVKE, encoded by the coding sequence ATGAAAAAGAATATAAATAAAGATATTGAATCTTCTGATGAAGAATATTTGAATAATGATGATGATTGTGAAATAAGCACAAAAGATTCAAACATATCATCATTAATACCAAAACTTCCCAATGATGAAGAGTTTTCACTTTTAGCAGGTTTTTTTTCTGTGTTTTCAGATCCTACAAGATTAAAAATAATATCTGCCCTGAGTGAGAAGGAATTATGTGTGCATGAATTGTCATCTTTGCTAGATATGAAGCAGCCTTCCATATCACAGCATTTAAAGATGCTTTGGCAGGCTAGGGTAGTAAAAAAGAGAAAAGTAGGACTTCATGTTTTCTATAGATTAGATGATGAGCATATAGAAAAAATTTATACTTGGGGGTATGAACATGTTAAAGAATAA
- a CDS encoding DHHW family protein: protein MKLKKVLISIYICILVLGFISLIVFSILGGKERIGYLNNLLLTNIINNSYEYTFTIRYYDKVFRNSDIYGVYIVEDSLPDYIKNINYKSKGSPFGTLVSAKKIKEEKIDNIKYRLKVKSNIFLLFILLIILFIIFVYILDDLCIVVANFFNKIDFFFILKKYIIPIVLFIFAFFILFNISVNNIFIVFILLALLLTVKKLKKLSNIKGHYIITVFLSFLVLPIIIYTIFGNYFDKNNYENRTKSEKPYIFSIKLENYPKSYENYFNDFLAFRNELIQLKNIIDVNLFKNIIHNVLLGKNDWLFYRYDNLIENYIGLDGFTDEQLEIAKNNLIHLRDELKKRNIDFVLMICPNKNLIYEENMPSYIKRKSKINSTDKFVEYMNNNTDIKVVYPKKELLSYKHKYQLYYKYDTHWNALGGYIGYFELMKKININAEPLDNLKISSSGKISGDLAGHINFIKFYSNDNNYIINSFSSNDYKMLNNVDKHYYSYESYSNNTNNILMIRDSFTIAMFDYIASSFYKSSFVGISDFKFNDVIDINPNIVVFQTVERFLKYRLLYVIPIYEIEEINNKNLETNSIATNN, encoded by the coding sequence ATGAAATTAAAAAAAGTATTAATTAGTATTTATATATGTATATTAGTTTTAGGTTTTATAAGTTTAATAGTTTTTAGTATTTTAGGTGGAAAAGAGAGGATAGGATATTTAAATAATTTATTACTTACTAATATTATTAATAATAGTTATGAATATACTTTTACTATAAGATATTATGATAAAGTATTTAGAAATAGTGATATATATGGAGTTTATATAGTAGAAGATAGTTTGCCTGATTATATAAAAAATATAAACTATAAAAGTAAAGGAAGTCCTTTTGGTACTTTAGTCAGTGCAAAAAAAATAAAAGAAGAAAAAATAGATAATATTAAATATAGATTGAAAGTAAAAAGTAATATTTTTTTATTATTTATATTATTAATTATTTTATTCATTATATTTGTTTATATTTTAGATGACTTATGTATCGTAGTAGCAAATTTTTTTAATAAAATTGATTTTTTCTTTATATTAAAAAAATATATAATCCCAATTGTTTTATTTATATTTGCTTTTTTTATATTGTTCAATATTTCTGTAAATAATATATTTATAGTTTTTATATTATTAGCTTTATTATTAACTGTAAAAAAATTGAAAAAATTATCCAATATAAAAGGGCATTATATTATAACAGTATTTTTAAGTTTTCTTGTATTACCTATTATAATTTATACTATATTTGGTAATTATTTTGATAAAAATAATTATGAGAATAGGACAAAATCAGAAAAACCGTATATATTTTCTATTAAGCTAGAAAATTATCCTAAATCATATGAAAATTATTTTAATGATTTTTTAGCTTTTAGAAATGAACTTATACAGTTGAAAAATATTATTGATGTGAATTTATTTAAAAATATTATTCACAATGTTTTGCTTGGTAAAAATGATTGGTTATTTTATAGATATGATAATTTGATAGAAAACTATATTGGTCTGGATGGTTTTACAGATGAACAATTAGAAATTGCTAAAAATAATTTGATACATTTAAGAGATGAACTTAAAAAAAGAAATATTGATTTTGTATTGATGATATGCCCAAATAAAAATTTAATTTATGAAGAGAATATGCCATCTTATATAAAAAGAAAGAGTAAAATAAATTCTACAGATAAATTTGTTGAATATATGAATAATAATACTGATATAAAAGTAGTTTATCCTAAGAAAGAATTATTGAGTTATAAACATAAATATCAATTATATTATAAATACGATACACATTGGAATGCATTAGGAGGTTATATAGGATATTTTGAACTTATGAAAAAAATCAATATAAATGCTGAGCCTTTAGATAATTTAAAAATTTCATCTTCTGGTAAAATTTCTGGAGATTTAGCTGGACATATAAATTTTATAAAGTTTTACTCAAATGATAATAATTATATTATAAATTCCTTTAGTTCAAATGATTATAAAATGTTAAATAATGTAGATAAACATTATTATAGCTATGAATCATATTCTAATAATACAAATAATATATTAATGATTAGAGATTCATTTACAATAGCAATGTTTGATTATATAGCATCTTCTTTTTATAAATCTAGTTTTGTAGGTATTTCTGATTTTAAGTTTAATGATGTGATAGATATAAATCCTAATATAGTAGTTTTTCAAACAGTTGAAAGATTTTTAAAATATCGTTTATTATATGTGATACCAATTTACGAAATAGAGGAAATAAATAATAAAAATTTAGAAACTAATTCTATAGCAACTAACAATTAA
- the rsgA gene encoding ribosome small subunit-dependent GTPase A: protein MKIKDIGFDEYFEKLALESLNINSLKEINNEELVPARVIRINKRYYTLFSDEGEFLARIKGKIRYNSEIQSELPVVGDWVLMKKSDNNAFIDTILTRKNILYRKANVKKNDIQAIVSNIDYAFIIVGIDNEMPMSAIARYLSVVHTSGIKPIIAISKIDLYEDAEYKELLAAIKETYPNETAFAYSSKTGKNADTFLKYIKKDTSSVFIGASGAGKSTIINYLLKDEKMKTQEVREYDFKGMHTTTHRELLVLDSGGVVIDTPGLRNLGLWEDDKGIKKTFEDLEEYAKKCKFKDCTHQHEPDCYILELLENDEIPYERYDAYVTLLNENRELQKTSIEIKKDRKMALKKITKHRNNYKKMNVKNKK from the coding sequence TTGAAAATAAAAGATATTGGCTTTGATGAATATTTTGAGAAGTTAGCATTAGAGAGTTTGAATATTAATTCTTTAAAAGAAATTAATAATGAAGAACTTGTTCCAGCAAGAGTGATAAGGATTAATAAAAGATATTATACTTTGTTTTCTGATGAAGGCGAGTTTTTAGCTAGAATAAAAGGAAAGATTAGATATAATTCTGAAATACAAAGCGAGCTTCCTGTAGTAGGCGATTGGGTTCTAATGAAAAAGTCAGATAATAACGCCTTTATTGATACAATACTTACTAGAAAAAATATTTTATATAGAAAAGCTAATGTTAAAAAAAATGATATTCAAGCTATAGTAAGTAATATTGATTATGCTTTTATTATAGTAGGAATCGATAATGAAATGCCAATGTCAGCCATAGCAAGATATTTATCAGTAGTTCATACTTCAGGTATAAAACCAATAATTGCAATAAGTAAAATTGATTTGTATGAAGATGCTGAATACAAAGAATTATTGGCAGCAATAAAAGAAACTTATCCTAATGAAACAGCTTTTGCATATAGTTCAAAAACAGGAAAGAATGCAGATACATTTTTGAAATATATTAAGAAAGATACTTCATCTGTTTTTATCGGAGCTTCAGGTGCAGGAAAATCTACTATTATTAATTATCTTTTGAAAGATGAAAAGATGAAAACTCAGGAAGTGAGAGAGTATGATTTCAAAGGAATGCATACCACAACACATAGAGAACTTTTAGTACTAGATAGCGGCGGAGTTGTAATAGATACTCCTGGTTTAAGGAATTTAGGTTTGTGGGAAGATGATAAAGGTATAAAGAAAACTTTTGAAGATTTGGAAGAGTATGCTAAAAAATGTAAGTTTAAAGATTGTACACATCAGCATGAGCCAGATTGTTATATATTGGAACTTCTTGAAAATGATGAGATACCTTATGAAAGATATGATGCTTATGTAACTTTACTTAATGAAAATAGAGAACTTCAAAAAACTTCTATAGAGATAAAAAAAGACAGAAAAATGGCATTAAAGAAAATCACAAAGCATAGAAATAATTATAAGAAAATGAATGTTAAAAATAAGAAATAG
- a CDS encoding DUF4954 family protein, whose translation MYIFKKQDKDFRNLTSEEINFLKSQGCSSQSWEKILIKNVDLSRIKDVQFHGKIKINSLNGMVKYHKKVKLLASINRATLINVYINGNVYINNVGRFIENYKIENGVIIENAGSIYMEGKSSFGNGVETSPIMEGNGRSVKIFYRLNSHIAYLVSMYRHEKIMREKINSMIDEYTKQKTRRFGKIKKYAKIINARLIKNSLIDPYATIENTDEINNTTVISTKECPSYIGTSVILTDSIVLKGAHIVDGTVIKKAFIGEGVKLGRQFSCEDSLLFANCEGEHGEMFSIFAGPYTVTHHKATLLIASHFSFFNAGSGTNQSNHMYKLGPYHHGFMERGCKTGSNSYILWPSHIGAFSTVIGAHYDNVDTSDFPFSYITEHGYHQTRLIPALNLFGVGLSRDENKWRERDRRKGDKKDLIIFNVFSPYTVSKMINSEKILEEIKNERNNNNGDFLTYKNMIIKISSLDKYSKRYSIAIDLYLHNKILSYIENSKNIDEIIKNLNYDENSIFEKWVDIGGLICAKQRIDNIIKDLENDKISDVKSLTERFEDIYNLYSEDEKSWVMNTIKSRYNIKDIDKETIKKLLNNHKSLLEEAYNIFYKDVEKEYDASKMVSSGIDDKSVMEKDFEAVRGTVNDNTFVIKYKKDMENKIESINNIINIL comes from the coding sequence ATGTATATTTTCAAAAAACAAGATAAAGATTTTAGAAATCTAACAAGCGAAGAAATAAACTTTCTTAAATCTCAAGGCTGCTCTTCTCAGTCTTGGGAAAAAATATTGATTAAAAATGTAGATTTAAGCAGGATAAAAGATGTTCAGTTTCATGGCAAAATAAAAATCAATTCTCTTAATGGAATGGTAAAATATCACAAAAAAGTTAAATTATTAGCTTCTATAAACAGAGCAACTTTAATAAATGTATATATTAATGGAAATGTTTATATAAATAATGTAGGAAGATTTATAGAAAATTACAAAATAGAAAACGGTGTTATAATAGAAAATGCCGGATCTATATATATGGAAGGAAAAAGCAGTTTTGGAAATGGTGTTGAAACTTCACCTATTATGGAAGGCAATGGAAGAAGTGTGAAAATATTTTATAGACTTAATTCTCATATAGCGTATTTAGTATCAATGTATAGACATGAAAAAATAATGCGTGAAAAAATTAATTCTATGATAGATGAGTATACAAAACAAAAAACTAGAAGATTCGGAAAAATAAAAAAATATGCAAAAATAATAAATGCAAGACTAATAAAAAATTCCTTAATAGATCCTTATGCCACAATAGAAAATACTGATGAAATTAATAATACAACAGTAATAAGTACAAAAGAATGCCCATCATATATAGGAACTTCTGTTATATTAACAGATTCAATAGTGCTTAAAGGAGCCCATATAGTTGATGGTACAGTTATTAAAAAGGCATTCATAGGCGAAGGTGTTAAACTTGGAAGACAATTTTCATGCGAGGATTCTCTTCTTTTTGCAAACTGCGAAGGAGAACATGGAGAAATGTTTTCAATATTTGCAGGTCCTTATACAGTTACGCATCATAAAGCAACTCTTCTAATAGCAAGTCATTTTTCTTTCTTTAATGCCGGAAGCGGAACTAATCAAAGCAATCATATGTACAAACTAGGGCCATATCACCATGGTTTTATGGAAAGAGGATGCAAAACCGGAAGTAATTCTTATATATTATGGCCTTCTCATATAGGAGCTTTCTCAACTGTTATAGGCGCTCATTATGATAATGTTGATACTTCTGATTTTCCTTTCTCTTATATAACTGAACATGGATATCATCAGACAAGACTAATACCTGCTTTAAATTTATTCGGAGTAGGTTTATCAAGAGATGAAAACAAATGGAGAGAAAGAGACAGAAGAAAAGGTGATAAAAAAGATTTAATAATATTTAATGTATTTAGTCCTTACACTGTATCTAAAATGATTAACTCAGAAAAAATATTGGAAGAAATAAAGAATGAAAGAAATAACAATAATGGAGATTTTTTAACATACAAAAATATGATTATAAAAATATCTTCTTTAGATAAATATTCAAAAAGATATTCCATAGCAATAGACTTATATCTTCATAATAAAATACTTTCATATATAGAGAACTCTAAAAATATTGATGAAATTATAAAAAACCTTAATTATGATGAGAATAGTATTTTTGAAAAATGGGTTGATATAGGCGGACTTATATGTGCAAAACAAAGAATTGATAATATTATAAAAGATTTAGAAAATGATAAAATAAGCGATGTAAAATCATTGACTGAAAGATTTGAAGATATATATAACTTATATTCAGAAGATGAAAAATCTTGGGTAATGAATACTATAAAATCAAGATATAATATAAAAGATATAGATAAAGAAACTATAAAAAAATTGTTAAATAATCATAAATCATTATTAGAAGAAGCATATAATATATTTTATAAAGATGTTGAAAAAGAATATGATGCATCAAAAATGGTAAGCTCAGGCATTGATGATAAAAGCGTTATGGAAAAAGATTTTGAGGCTGTAAGAGGTACTGTTAATGATAACACTTTCGTAATAAAATATAAAAAAGATATGGAAAATAAAATCGAATCTATTAACAATATTATTAATATATTGTAA
- a CDS encoding MFS transporter: MVNLLLAIIYLSFISLGLPDALLGSAWPSMYKEFNVAISYAGIISMIISIGTIISSLQSDRLTKKFGAGKITAFSVAATAIALIGFSIAHSYWMLCIWAIPYGLGAGSVDASLNNYVALHYESKHMSWLHCMWGIGATIGPYIMGYAITNNNWNAGYRYISIIQIVLTAILFFSLSLWNKNDEKNKEKISTKVLSLKEIINIPGTKEIMICFFCYCAIESTTGLWASSYLNLYKGADIKTAASFGSLFYIGITVGRAISGFITMKLNDNQMIVLGESLILIGIILMIIPTVNILSLIGFIIIGLGCAPIYPSIIHSTPYNFGAENSQAIIGVQMASAYVGTSIMPPLFGYIANHISIYLLPFYLVIILILMFIMHRLMIRKTIKNK; the protein is encoded by the coding sequence ATGGTTAATTTACTTCTAGCTATTATATATTTATCTTTTATAAGTTTAGGACTTCCGGATGCACTTTTAGGTTCAGCTTGGCCTAGTATGTATAAAGAATTCAATGTAGCTATTTCTTATGCAGGTATAATTTCAATGATTATATCTATAGGAACCATAATTTCAAGTTTACAAAGCGACAGATTAACTAAAAAATTTGGAGCTGGAAAAATAACAGCATTCAGCGTTGCCGCAACAGCTATAGCATTAATTGGATTTTCAATTGCTCATTCATACTGGATGCTTTGTATTTGGGCAATACCTTATGGATTAGGCGCTGGAAGTGTTGATGCTTCTTTAAATAATTATGTGGCTCTTCATTATGAAAGCAAACATATGAGCTGGCTTCATTGTATGTGGGGAATAGGTGCTACCATTGGACCATATATAATGGGGTATGCTATTACTAATAATAATTGGAATGCAGGATACAGATATATATCAATAATACAGATTGTACTTACTGCCATTTTATTTTTTAGTCTTTCTTTATGGAATAAAAATGATGAAAAAAATAAAGAAAAAATCAGTACAAAAGTTTTAAGCTTAAAAGAAATAATAAATATACCAGGTACTAAAGAAATTATGATATGCTTTTTTTGCTACTGTGCTATAGAATCAACCACTGGATTATGGGCAAGCAGTTATTTAAATCTATATAAAGGAGCGGACATAAAAACAGCAGCTTCATTCGGAAGTTTATTTTATATAGGAATAACTGTAGGAAGAGCAATATCCGGATTCATTACAATGAAATTAAATGATAATCAAATGATAGTTTTAGGCGAATCATTAATTTTAATAGGTATAATATTGATGATTATTCCTACAGTAAATATTTTATCTTTAATAGGATTTATCATTATAGGTTTAGGCTGTGCACCAATATACCCTTCTATCATACATTCAACTCCATATAATTTCGGAGCAGAAAATTCTCAGGCTATAATAGGAGTACAAATGGCTAGTGCATATGTAGGTACATCTATAATGCCGCCATTATTCGGATATATTGCCAATCATATATCAATATATTTATTACCATTTTATTTAGTAATAATTTTAATATTGATGTTTATTATGCATAGATTAATGATAAGAAAAACTATAAAAAATAAATAA
- a CDS encoding MBOAT family O-acyltransferase, which yields MLLLISSIIFYAWGGVSYTLIMFSSIIINYIFALLIDKAIEDNDKRKKKIYLLFCIVLNLLILGYFKYTDFAISIINSISGKELISLKNIVLPIGISFYTFQALSYVIDVYREQNKAQKNIINLALYISFFPQLIAGPIVKYHDIENQIINRTETLENISYGIKRFIYGLSKKVILANMFALSCDEILKQPVSELSTILVWIAAILYTLQIYYDFSGYSDMAIGLGHMFGFKFLENFNYPYISKSVQEFWRRWHISLSTWFKEYLYIPLGGNRKGKYFTYLNLFIVFFATGLWHGASFNFVLWGLWHGLFLVIERIFLANLLEKNKFKFINHIYVILVFVLGWVLFRANDLTHALELYKVMFSYQESIFTVRYFFYPQTLVCFIFGILFSGLFQSIFPKIKEAVFSTKVYVLESIIQFILLFICIMYLVNGTYNPFIYFRF from the coding sequence GTGTTATTACTAATATCCAGCATTATATTCTATGCTTGGGGCGGAGTAAGCTACACTTTAATAATGTTCTCTTCTATAATAATTAATTATATATTTGCATTATTGATTGATAAAGCAATTGAAGATAACGATAAGAGAAAAAAGAAAATATATTTATTGTTTTGTATAGTACTTAATTTATTAATATTAGGTTATTTCAAATATACTGATTTTGCTATATCAATAATCAACTCCATATCAGGTAAAGAATTAATTTCATTAAAAAATATAGTTCTTCCTATAGGTATATCATTTTATACTTTTCAGGCTTTATCTTATGTTATAGATGTTTACAGAGAACAAAATAAAGCACAGAAAAATATTATTAATTTAGCATTATATATATCTTTCTTTCCTCAATTAATAGCAGGCCCAATAGTAAAGTATCATGATATAGAAAATCAGATAATAAATAGAACAGAAACTTTAGAAAATATAAGCTACGGAATAAAAAGGTTCATTTACGGACTATCAAAAAAAGTGATACTAGCTAATATGTTTGCTTTATCCTGTGATGAAATATTAAAACAGCCAGTAAGTGAGCTTTCTACGATTTTAGTATGGATTGCTGCTATTCTTTATACGCTTCAGATATATTATGATTTTTCAGGTTATTCGGATATGGCTATAGGCTTAGGTCATATGTTCGGATTCAAGTTTTTAGAGAATTTTAATTATCCTTATATATCGAAGTCAGTACAGGAGTTTTGGAGGAGATGGCATATATCTTTATCTACTTGGTTTAAGGAGTATTTATACATACCATTAGGCGGAAATAGAAAAGGAAAATATTTTACTTATTTGAATTTGTTTATTGTATTTTTTGCTACAGGTTTATGGCATGGAGCTAGTTTTAATTTTGTATTATGGGGTTTATGGCATGGATTGTTTTTAGTTATAGAGAGAATCTTTTTAGCTAATTTACTAGAGAAAAATAAATTCAAGTTTATAAATCATATTTATGTAATATTAGTATTTGTATTAGGCTGGGTACTTTTCAGAGCTAATGATTTAACACATGCTTTAGAATTGTATAAAGTAATGTTTAGTTATCAGGAAAGTATTTTTACAGTTAGGTACTTCTTTTATCCTCAGACTTTAGTTTGTTTCATATTTGGTATTTTATTTAGCGGATTATTTCAAAGTATATTTCCAAAGATTAAAGAAGCAGTATTTTCAACAAAAGTTTATGTATTAGAAAGCATAATTCAATTCATACTTTTATTTATTTGTATTATGTATTTAGTTAATGGTACTTACAATCCATTTATTTATTTCAGATTTTAA
- a CDS encoding heavy metal translocating P-type ATPase, producing the protein MLKNKERLLFLSEIFLGLIVLVLLYTLHNNIHGTIEYIIFFIPYFILGRDVFKNAALDFIKGKFMRESFLMSIATVGAIILHELPEALAVLMFYRVGEYFEDMAVDKSKRTIAALMAIRPDSANIIRENGNVEKVDISEVHINDSIIINPFEKVPLDSIIYEGESWIDTKALTGESMPRSVKVNDEILAGTINGDNTIKAKVIRAYGESSIAKILKLVQDSQNRKANIEQFISRFAGIYTPIVVFGAIFLTVIPTIIYGTEVFDNWFKRSLTLLVVSCPCAFMVGIPLTYFASIGRASKFGIMVKGGVFLDLLAKVDKVIFDKTGTLTKGEFSIRDIYNTGVYDNETLLKYAAYAETGSSHPIAVSIVEHYKNHHKGIINDSLISNHKDISGKGASSIVENKNILIGGIDLLKQNNVEISEIKENINVHIAVDNKYAGGFFIDDSVKDDTKEAIDLLNSMNIKTALISGDNVCRVEAFAKEMNIQSFKGGCLPEDKVSVLEEMMKDSKASIFVGDGINDAPSLARADIGIAMGGLGSDAAIENADVVIMDDKPSKVSLAIKLAKKNHAVVLQNILLALAIKFGAIILGALGLASMWLAIFADTGVTMIVVLNALRLLYPLGEKGEAVNIDTKTCDIKVTDCGCGH; encoded by the coding sequence ATGTTAAAGAATAAAGAGAGACTTTTATTTTTATCAGAAATTTTTTTAGGACTTATAGTATTAGTATTATTATATACTTTGCATAACAATATACATGGTACTATAGAATATATTATTTTCTTTATACCATATTTTATTTTGGGAAGAGATGTATTTAAAAATGCTGCTTTAGATTTCATTAAAGGAAAGTTTATGCGTGAAAGTTTCCTTATGAGTATAGCTACAGTTGGAGCTATTATACTTCATGAACTTCCTGAGGCTTTAGCAGTACTTATGTTTTATAGGGTAGGTGAGTACTTTGAAGATATGGCAGTGGATAAATCTAAACGCACAATAGCAGCATTAATGGCAATAAGACCTGATTCAGCAAACATTATAAGAGAAAATGGAAATGTTGAAAAAGTTGATATATCAGAAGTTCATATCAATGATAGTATAATAATAAATCCATTTGAGAAAGTGCCTCTTGACTCTATTATATATGAAGGAGAAAGCTGGATTGATACTAAGGCTTTAACTGGTGAGAGTATGCCTAGAAGTGTTAAAGTTAATGATGAAATTTTAGCTGGTACTATTAATGGCGATAACACTATAAAGGCAAAAGTTATAAGAGCATATGGAGAATCATCTATAGCTAAAATATTAAAATTAGTTCAGGATTCACAAAACAGAAAAGCTAATATTGAGCAGTTTATAAGCAGATTTGCAGGTATATATACTCCTATAGTGGTATTCGGTGCAATTTTTCTTACTGTAATACCTACTATAATATACGGTACTGAGGTTTTTGATAATTGGTTCAAGCGTTCTTTAACTCTATTAGTTGTATCTTGTCCTTGTGCTTTTATGGTTGGTATTCCATTAACATATTTTGCTTCTATAGGAAGAGCATCTAAATTTGGTATAATGGTTAAAGGCGGAGTATTTTTAGATTTGCTTGCTAAAGTTGATAAAGTTATTTTTGATAAAACAGGAACTCTTACAAAAGGTGAGTTTTCTATAAGAGATATATACAATACTGGTGTATATGATAATGAAACTTTACTAAAATATGCTGCCTATGCTGAGACAGGTTCTTCTCATCCTATAGCAGTATCAATAGTTGAGCATTATAAAAATCATCATAAAGGCATTATAAATGATAGCTTAATTTCAAATCATAAAGACATAAGCGGAAAAGGTGCTTCATCAATAGTTGAAAATAAAAATATATTAATAGGCGGAATTGATTTATTAAAACAGAATAATGTTGAAATATCAGAAATTAAAGAAAATATCAATGTTCATATTGCTGTAGACAATAAATATGCCGGCGGATTTTTCATTGATGATAGTGTGAAAGATGATACCAAAGAAGCTATTGATTTGTTAAATTCAATGAATATAAAAACTGCATTGATAAGCGGCGATAATGTGTGTAGGGTAGAAGCATTTGCAAAAGAGATGAATATACAATCATTCAAAGGCGGCTGTTTACCTGAAGATAAAGTAAGCGTATTAGAAGAAATGATGAAAGATTCTAAGGCTTCAATATTTGTAGGAGATGGTATAAATGATGCTCCTTCTCTAGCAAGAGCTGATATAGGTATAGCTATGGGAGGACTTGGTTCTGATGCTGCCATAGAAAATGCTGATGTTGTTATTATGGATGATAAGCCTTCTAAAGTTTCACTTGCTATAAAACTTGCTAAGAAAAATCATGCTGTAGTATTGCAGAATATACTTTTAGCATTAGCTATTAAATTTGGAGCTATTATATTAGGAGCTTTAGGACTTGCTTCTATGTGGCTTGCTATTTTCGCTGATACAGGCGTTACTATGATAGTGGTATTAAATGCATTAAGACTTCTTTATCCTTTAGGTGAAAAAGGAGAGGCTGTTAATATAGATACTAAAACTTGTGATATAAAAGTTACTGACTGTGGCTGCGGACATTGA